Within the Rosa rugosa chromosome 2, drRosRugo1.1, whole genome shotgun sequence genome, the region tttagCTTTGTTAATAAGCACCTTTTTGCATCCCCTAGTTGTACAAAGAGCTTTATGTAACTGTTTCTGCTTTACAAGCTTCTGGTAAGTCACTGACTGTGGATTGAAGCATTAAACATGATTTGAATTTTGGTTGCAGATGGTTATATGCAGATTCTTATGGATGAGTGGAATATAAAACCTCCTAGTTGGGTGAGTGCCGATCCTTGTGACGGCTGGGAAGGTATTAAGTGCACCAATTCACGCATCACTGCCTTGTAAGTTCTTGGTCTTCACCTTTTTAGTGCTCCTGGAAGTTACTTGCTTCATATTTTATGAGGATATTTCGTTTCTTTAATTGCAGAGTGTTGGCAGACATGGGTTTGAAAGGCCAGCTACCCACTGATATCGAGTTGTTATCTGAGCTACAAATTCTGTAGGTCTTCTATTTTCAATTGGCATCTTACATTAGTTATATCTGGGGCTTAATATCTATAATATGTGAGACCAAATTCCAGGAACACGGTTCAGTGCTCAATGTTTCATAAGTGTTCGCTTCTTTGAAGAATTTATCATCATTACTAGAATTCTGTTTGAAATGTAGTCCCAATTATCTGATGCATTAAaattataacaaattacatataagttattgacaaaagatgacttaacaaatacatcctctaaatattgaattaaacatattaggactaaatcttacaaataaggacaatgtgctctccacttgccacatgttatgagttaatttacttttttacccttaactacttcttttaacTTCTAAGCTCTTTATAAGGATCAAATCTTataaataaggacaatgtgctctccacttgTCACATGTCatgaattaatttatttttttaccatTAACtatttcttttgacttctaatccccttatgttacttttttttttctgagaataattctttatgttactttttttttttttataataatccttttatgttacttttttttttttttcttctgagtataatccgtttatgttacttttttttttccttgagaataatctctttctgttacttcacaaaaccttactctcctactactctcatctcatcatctaatcctgctactgcactcatactcgtccagttctgctactcgttttctgctactgcactcgtcatcgcctaatcctactactgcactcatactcgtccagttctgctactcgtgttctgctactgcactcgtcatcgcctaattctgctactgcactcttcatcccctaatcctgctactgcactcatactcgtccagttttgctactacacttgtacttgtgttctgctactgcactcgtcatcatctaatcctgctactacactcactgcactcatactcattCAGTTTtgctactacacttgtactcgtgttctgctactgcactcgtacaatcctgctactgcactcatactcgttcagttctgctactacacttgtactcgtgttctgctattgcactcgtcatcacctatTCCTGCTACTGCATTCGtcaaatcctgctactgcactcatactcgtccaattctgctactacacttgtacttgtgttctgctactgcactcgtcatcgtctaatcctgctactacactcttcatcatctaatcctgctactgcactcatactcgtctagTTCTGCTATTGCACTCTTACTGATCTTAATTTAAGAGTTTGATAATAAAGTTCGCGACAAGACGAGTTTGTAggaattttcggagaatttttcggatacccgaACTAATTTTTATGAATTTTAGCAGTTTTAGTATTAAAgaaattatttcagaaaataaaaaaaaatattggccCGATCTGGTCCGTGTGTTATCTCCATCACTTGATATCAACCGTTGAGATCAAGAATATAGTGGCTGGAATAGGACCGAGCACACCAGATTTTACCTGAAGCTTCAAGCTTCTTCGACCCCGATCGACGACCCGCGACCCAAATCAAGATCCGACCGGAATTCTTCGCTCCGACCACCTCCGGCCTGGAAACTTGTCGCGTTCGGTTCTTCACACCGTCGCCGTCACGCTTGTGGTTGTTCTGATCGTGCACCGTGGACGGAGTACGAACGCCGGAAAGCGTATAGCAGCTCCGGCGGGTTTTGCATTTTCCAGAGCTTCGAGTTGGACTCGCCGAAATCTGACGTGAGATCAACCACCGGCACCGAAGCTGTGGCAGTGTCCGGAGTTGGAGGAGGCGACGTTGAACAAGAATTGGAGATCTATTCCTCGAAGCCTTTCATGAATGAGTCTGTTGCCGGAACGGGATCGGAATCGTTGAGGAAGTCCAGTAGGTCTTCTCTAAGTCGCTTAACTTCGACCGAGTCTCCGAGTCGAACTCGTAGCTCCCAACTTGCTTCTTGATATTCATGTCTTCCATTAGAAATCGAAGAAAATCtgaagagagatgagagatgaGAGATGAGAGGTCTGATAATGGCAGTGCAgtaattttaatgaaaaattgtATTAATTCGTAATTACACATGAAATTTCAGAGGTTAAGTCTACTCTATTCcccttgggcttgggctttgtgTCCTTAATTGTATAAATGTAATACAAGATGGGGTTTCTGTTTTTGTAAATTTGGTCTGTTActtgtatgtaattttctattaaaaTTATGGTTAATAGACATGTCAATTAGTCTTGTGGAACTCATTTCTGGTCATGTTTCATATAGGAATTTATCTTTCAACAAGGGCCTGACAGGACAACTTCGAGCTTCAATTGGAAAATTGACGAAACTAGTACACTTGTAAATGAAAATTACTGGTTTCACCACTCGTTGGTTTCTTATGCAATTGCCTATCTAACTAACTTGCTTTCTTGTTTGCACATCAGAAACCTGGTTGGTTGCAGTTTCTTTGGTCCTATTCCAGATGCTATAGGATCTCTAACGAAGCTGTCTTACCTGTAAGATGTCTGGTCTTTCTATTCCctagtgctttttttttttggcaaatatGCAAAGTATGGCAATCTTCATTGGTTTTCTACTGCAGATCTCTGAAAAACAATAGTTTCAGTGGGCCAATTCCGCCTTCCATTGGTAATCTGGCCAATCTTACTTTTATAGACCTATCTGACAACAAGCTTCAGGGATCCATCCCAGTCTCTAATGGGACTACACTTGGTCTTGATAAGTTACTTAAGGCGAGACACTTGTATGTCAACAGTACTTATAATTCTTAGCTGACTAGTTTTCTTTACCTTGTATTTGTTCTGTCCATATTTTTCCTCTGATCTTTTTCAAATACAGTCATTTTGGGAACAATCAGCTCTCGGGCCCAATTCCACCTCGACTTTTCAGCTCAATGATGGCCATGATACATTTGTAAGTTTAGTTAAACTTAATAACTATGGCTTGAGGATCTAGTAAAAATCAATACCATTTGGCTACCGACAAATAGGAAATAGGAGCTATTTGTGTGAAAAAAAACATGTATCTAATTGTCTCTACTTTTGCACACATTTCGTATCTTAAAGGGTATTGCCTCTGCTAGCTGCGTCTTTTTGTAATGGAATATTGGATATAATGTCTCCGAATCCTGAGCTTTCATCATTTGGAAATGCAGATGTTAAAGGACACAATTTACTTTTATGTGTGCAGAATTTTTGACAGAAACAATCTAAGTGGTAGCATCCCTTCAACTGTTGGACTTGTTCAGACATTGCTGGCGGTGTGAGTATCTCTCTAATATTCACAAGTGTAGTTATACTGCTATTAGAGATGTGGCCTGCATACAGTTATTTGTActgaatatttttctttttctggtgcAGACGCCTGGATGGAAATTCATTAAGTGGGCGTGTGCCTTCGAGCCTCAACAACCTTACTAATGTGTCTGAACTGTAAGCATGGGAGGCATAACCAAATAAATAATCAGCATCTCTTTCAGGAAATCTTTGAACATTTTGTTTGGATTTCACTTTACTTAGAGAGGCTAATGTTTCAGGCACTTGTCCAATAATATGCTGACTGGCCCTATGCCCAACCTTACTGGCATGAATTCCCTCAACTATGTGTAAGAAGATAATATGCTGTCCATCACTTCTTTCCCATGGAGAATAATTTTACAGAATCTTTCTGTGAAAATTTCAAAACCATATTCAATATTATCGATATCATTTCTTGGCCCTTGACCAAATTTAATCTGCAGGGATTTGAGCAACAATACTTTTGCTGTGTCGGAGGTTCCTACCTGGTTTTCTACCTTGAAGCTTTTGACAACATTGTATGTTTTCATTCTTCTTCCATACATCATTAGGGAAGCTAATGGTAACATGTTTTCAGGCACACATGCTTGCACGTTGAGTTTGAGTGCCTGCATTTGCATTTGAAATATCatcaaaaaattaagaaagactAAGTTCTTGAGATTGACAGCAACCCTGTATTGCAGAACGATGGAAAACACGGGGCTTCAGGGAGAAGTTCCTCGTGCCCTCTTCAGCTTTGGGAATTTGGAGACAGTGTGAGTATCGTACTCATCTTTATAGCACCACCACCACATTGAATGTAATAGAAGTTACATGAATATAAACAATGTTAGTTTTGAACATAGGACTCTGCTCCAAAGAAGAGAACACATCAAAGGATCTAGCACTCCATTTACTAAATATTATGTCCGAAAGTTATGAAAATAATTATATCTGACATGCGGCAGGGTACTGCGGAACAACCTTCTCAGTGGCATATTGGATGTTGGAAACTCCAGCAACCAGTTGCAACTAATTGATCTGCAGCGGAACTTCATTACTGAACTTGCACCAAACAAGGAAGGATCCAACTACACATTGATGTAAGCAAATTACATGATATATTACATATTTGTCACTCGCATCTTTTTAGGGTGTCAGAGAGAAATGGAAGATTAACTGCCAAAAGATGTACCTAGTTATGTGTTTTATCAAATTGTTGAGCTTAATTATCCATTATCTTTTTGCAGACTGGTTAATAATCCAATTTGTGAGGGGAGTCAGACTAATAATTACTGCATTGTTTCTCCAACTAATGCACCAAACGAAATGTCACCAACTTTAAGTAACTGTACACCTGTTGCTTGTCCTTCAGGCCAGGTTTCTTCCCCCAACTGTAAATGTGCATCTCCCTACAGAGGAACTCTAGTCTtcatatttgtttctttctcaaATTTGGGAAACTTTAGTTATTACAGAGAGCTTGAGAACGCTATCATGAAAAGTTGTCAGTCCTTTAACCTCCCCGTGGATTCAGTTTCTCTGGGTCGTCCTTCCTGGGGTTCATCTTTTCATCTTGAGCTAGTCATAGAAGTCTTCCCATCTGGTGATCAAGTGCGCTTCAACCAAACAGGAGCTTCAGCAATTGCTTCTGTTTTAAGCAACCAGACTCTCGAAGGGCGTCCAAGATTTTTTGGACCCTACTCTGTGTTTTATCCTTCCGGCAGCTCTGGAGGTACTCTGCATTGAACTTAAAAATACTAGTTGCATGCATTTCCACTTCAGAAAGAGGGAATGCTAACTTACTCAACACAATTGGTTGCATCATTTTGAGGAGCCTGCAGGATCAAATAAGGGACTGCTAATTGGTGCATCCATTGGTGGTTCTGTGCTTCTGTTATTAATAGTCCTTGTAGGGTTTTATGCTCTCTACCAAAAGAGGAGAGGAGACTCGCCATCACGTGGATCAATCCTCATGGTAAGACCATATACAACTGAAAAAATACAGCACTAGCCCTTAATTTATATGACGTTTAATTTCATGCGATATACATGCAGCAGACAGGGGTTTCAAATGTCAGTGGTCCACAGTTAAAAGGAGCAAGGTTGTTCTCTTTTGAAGAGCTGAAGAAATATACAAACGATTTTTCAGAAGAAAATGATATTGGATCTGGGGGTTATGGCCAGGTTAGCCTGAACTGTCTTTCATTGTGATAGAGATTATTTTCTAAATGTACGATTCCACCATGCTAGTTGGCCTAAGGACACATCATTGCTTTGTTTTGCCCACTCTATAAGATGGCGATCTTAAATTCTTAATTACTGCCGGAAATCATATACCActgttttgtttttatgtttttacaaAAGTTGCTCTAGTTCCTGCCCTATATTATAAATTCACAACAAAAAGTACAGAAGTAAATATTAGATTATGCTCAAACCCTGTTTCCTTTTATTTCGAAAATAATACTCCCTAATGTTCTTGTGGTTGCTATCAATGGTGAAGCCAAGATTGCCACAATACATGGCAGACATGCCATCCCATTGGTAACTGCTACATAGTTATACTATGTATAATTTGGTAACATTTTCTCAGGTGTATCGAGGAACTCTTCCTATGGGCCAAATGGTTGCCATTAAAAGAGCTAAACGGGAATCTATGCAAGGTGCGCCTGAGTTCAAAGCCGAGGTTGAGCTTCTATCAAGAGTACACCATAAGAATCTTGTCAGCCTtgttggtttttgtttggaGCAAGGTGAACAAATGTTGGTATATGAGTATGTTCCAAATGGTGATCTGCTGGATAGTCTTTCAGGTATTTCATGCAGTTCTTTACCTTCATTAATTTATGAATTCTAGGACTTTGAGGCTTTAATCGGTTAATTGTTGATCAATACATATGGTTACTTTGTCTATGCAGGAAAGTCAGGAATCAGGTTAGACTGGATGAGGAGACTGAAAGTTGCTCTTGGTGCAGCAAAAGGTCTGGCATATCTTCATGAACATGCAAACCCTACCATTATTCACCGTGACATCAAATCAAACAACATCCTACTTGATAAAGATCTGGAAGCAAAAGTTGCTGACTTTGGTCTCTCCAAGTCTATGGCTGACAGTGGAAAGGATTATGTTACTACTCAAGTCAAAGGGACAATGGTCAGTATACAAAACTCCAACTTTTCATTATTGGTGGTGTGATAGTTAGTGAAGTATTTTCATAGCTAATAGTGTCAAATGAGTCGACCTCTATTTTTCTAATTACTCTTAGTGAAATAATACAAGCCTGATCTTGTGAAGAATCACTTCAAAGATTAGAATGAAAATATCCTTCTCTAGCaataaaatgaaagaaaataaacaCTGTTGAGATACCTTCACGTTCTCATAGAAACAGTATGCGGTATATATAAGGACTAAAGACTTAGTCGgaatttttggttttaaattcCATGATTTTATGCTCTCTGACCCTGCAGCTGTCTGAAACATCTCTTTTATTCAGGCTTGAGTTCAGAATATTCAAAATACCGCAATATCATCTTCATTTTAACCAAGTGTTGATTTTCATGATTACAGGGCTACTTGGATCCTGAGTATTACATGACTCAACAGTTGACTGAGAAGAGTGATGTATATAGCTTTGGTGTGGTAATGTTGGAGCTGATAACTGCGAAAAGGCCAATAGAGCGAGGGAAGTACATTGTGAGAGTGGTACAGTCGGCAATGGATAAGTCAAAAGATTTGTATAACCTTCATGAAGTACTTGATCCAGCCATTGATTTAGAAAATGATCAGCTGAAAGGTTTAGAAATGTTTGTCAATTTGGCAATGTTGTGTGTAGACGAATTACGGGCTAAGAGGCCTAGAATGGGGGCAGTGGTGAAAGAGATAGAGAATATAATACAGATTTCTGCTACTAATTGGAACGCCGGTGCCAATTCAGCAGCTACTTCAGCAAGTTATGAGGATGTGAGTAGAGAAGTTTCCAAAGATCTTTACAGCGTCTTGGATTATAGTGTGGCTGTTCAAGGACGAAGATAGAGGCATGATATATGTATAGTAACTTGCACAGTACTTAGACTATTGAAATTGGTAGAATTTAGATTGATGTGTGAATATCAGTTATTTTGGTTTGAACAAGGGATTTGAACCTGCTGATGTTTGTATCAGTAtcttatacatatatatattcataagaGATAATTACAGATAAGTGCATCTTTggatgtttttttagccataaggccaccaactaattttttccctcataaggccactaaattaaaaatggtattatattttggatataaaaaccaatatatttacataaaggccactagagtaaaaagtcaacaccattctctctctcctctccggtcaaTTCCGGCCGACCTCCGCCCAactccggcgaggtctccggcGTGTCTCCGGCCAACTCCAACCAACTTCCGGCAAACTCCAgtgaccacaaaagctactgttactaacactaaaagctactgtggctagcaacaaaaactactatgATGAGATTTCActgtggctagcaacaaaagctactatgatGAGATTTCCGGCTACCTCCGGCGagatcacaaaagctactatcactagcaattaaagctactgtcactagaaATAAAAGCTACGCTGGTTAGATTTCCGGTGAGGTCACAAAAACTattatcaccagcaacaaaagatATTGTCACAAACAAAAACTACGCTGGTGAGATTTTCAACGAGGTcagaaaagctactgtcaccagcaacaaaaactactattACCACAAAAAAAgatactgtcactagcaacaaaagctactgctACCAACAAAAACTAGTGTCattagcaacaaaagctactctcatgagatttccggcaacctccggcgaggtcacaaaaagcCACTGTTACCAGCAATAAAAGCTACACTCCTCAAAACCAAAATCTACtatccccaccaacaaaagctattgtTACAAATACCAAAAACTACTGTCATCAACAATAATAACTACTGTCATCAACACCAGAAAACTACTCTAACCAGTAACAAAAATTACTGTTACAAAtatcaaaagctactgtcatcaACAATAATAACTACTGTCATCAACAccagaaaactactctcaccggtAACAAAAACTACTGTTACAAAtatcaaaagctactgtcacatTGTATATTCCTTTGAAACATGCAGAAACTATATGGTCTCAACACACAAATCTACCAACAGAGAACACTAATCAGTACATGTCCATAAATCAACCACAAAATCTAGTGACAAAAGCCAACAATGCATCAAATCAGGCACAAGGAACAAATGAGTTTCTACCTTTTCCAAAAACAGTAACAATACAAAATTCAAACCACAATCtataccaaaatcaaaaactcagCAAAATGAATGGCATTGAGGACAACTCGTCACCGGAAAGAAGCCGAACGAAATCGAATCAGGGACCGGTGCCGGAATCTCATTTTCAGATGCGAAGGACGGCGGCGTCAGCCACAATTCTCCCAGCTACACGCTCAATTTCGAGGACGACACCACATGCGTCGACGACATCCTCCTCCGGTCGCAGCTGTCGGCCTTCGCCTCCTGGAGTTTGACCCCGCCGGAGAAGTCGACCACGAGTTGGCGTATTCTGAACGACTTTCTAGAGGAAGATGAGGACAACTGGAGCTGGAGGTCACCGACGAGGAACAAAGCTGGAGGTCACCGAAGGCGAACAATCTGAAGGAGAAGCGTCACCGATCGATGCGTCGTCGGATCTCCCGAGCTCAGATCTGCTTCGAATCGGCGTCGAAATCAGAGAAAACGTGGGAGaaagaggaggaggtggtgaaaAGATGCCGTCTCGTTTCGCTCCGATCCGTAACAAAGCTTCTCTCCGTCGAGATCGTTCGGCCAGCGATGAGCAATTGTCGGTTGCCACCAAGGGAGAGCTTCTCACGTCGGAGATGTTCTTCATCAGCGACGCCATGGATGACAGCcacggagagagagaaggttgaatcgccggcgagagagagaaaagagagaacgatgggtctgttttttttttttgtttgaagagAATGGATTGAATAGGATCTCAGGTTGGTTTTGACGTCTTGTTAAATAGAAGGGTAAATTTGTCAGAGACAAAATAATTTGAAGGTGAAAGTGGccttaagaagacaaaaagaGTTgtgtggccttatggctaatttgagtttcaaaatgacacttttatgtaattttctatattcATAATGTCATATTGTTGGAACCATAATGGTTCCATTATTTACATTTGTTTGAGACGACACATAAAATTGTGGCCCAAGTAATAGACTGAAATGTTTTTGTTCATAAAATTATAGCGGACATGAATTTCTAGATAAAGATTTCATAACATAAAACCAAATGAGTTCAATCAATACTTTATGAAAGGAAAATATTGTTAAATCCCCTGttaataataatttttcttttctaattctACTAAAAACCCTAGCTTTCTTTCTCTCCCATAGCCGTCCAggtctcctcctcttcttctagTGTCGTTCGTCCGGCGGCGGCTCAGCGTCGGTGTCGACCTTGGTTGCGTTGATGCTATAGagttgctgccggacgggtggtGTTTTGGCTTGCCTTCGGGCCTGGGATGGGTTTGCTTGGAGGCGGATCAATGGTGGTGGTCAGTCTACGGTGTGGTCTCACTGCAACGCTTGAGGCGGTATGGTCATGATCGGTTTCCTGGGTCGGCGCTAGGCGGCGTGGGATGGTCTCACCAGACGACAGCGGCTGTGTGTTGGCGTAGGGTGGTCACCAGATGGCGGCGGCTGTGTTTGGTTCCACGGAGGTGGTGGATCGGGGTGCGGTTTTTGAGAGGATTGTTGCCGCAAGCCCTCTGGAGATGGTGTCGAGGTTCGTCTGGCTCTGATGGTGATCCGGTATGTGAGACGGCGGTGGCGGTCGTTGGATCTGATGATGCTGCACAGCGAAGCAGGGCTGGGCTGGGCCAGATTTTGGTTTGCGTCTGGGCTGGGCCTCGCTTGGGCTTTTGGGCTGCTGCTCTTAATTAGTTTTGCTTGTTTTTTATTTGTCAATAAACCCCTTGTTCTATAGGGGATTGTTTTAGTGGGCTTCGGCCCGGTTTAGGCTTTTTTCTTGAGTCGTTAGTTAGGTGACAAACCTCGATCATTTTTAGCTCGATCGGGTTTGTCTTATCTATGCTCGTTGAAGCTCCTCTAGGAGCCTTTGTAGAAGTACTTGGTTTcaaagtaccacaattgcgtgctcggcgtTTGGAGTCAGGTAGAATAGATTGCCTACGAGGCGAGATGTTTTTACTAGCATAGCCTACTCTGCGCTATCAATGTATATACAGAGTAGTCTTTTGTACTATTCTAACCCATGATTCAGGGTCATATATATTAATGCTATGAACTCTttatttcacaaaaaaaaaaaaaaactttatgaaaggaaaaaaaaaaaaacaccaataTCCCGAACAAATATGCAATAGATGAGCAAACATATGTAAACGTGACATTGCAATATGACTTGGTATACACTTTATATGCAAAGGTGATTATTAAACTTACATAgtcaataaataaattaaatcaaaacaaaatatttCTTATTAATTGTAACAACTTGattaaaattataaatttgaCGAATACATACTACaatacatcaaaatataaaccAAGTGAGTTTAATTACCAAAAGCCCAAAAGGCCCAACAAAGGGACAAGTTCAGACAATATCAATTAATGTACTAGAGCAATTAGAAAAGACCCATCTACTTTTTTTATCCTTGCATTTTTTTTAGGCTGGTTAACATAATTTTTTGTCTAATCCACGTCTCAAATACCACATATCAGGCAAAATAGAAGTGAGGATACTTTTGGTATCTCATCCCATGAT harbors:
- the LOC133733943 gene encoding leucine-rich repeat receptor protein kinase HPCA1-like isoform X2, coding for MGRARAIGAFPVLVLVQFFVIAAEANTEEYGYMQILMDEWNIKPPSWVSADPCDGWEGIKCTNSRITALVLADMGLKGQLPTDIELLSELQILNLSFNKGLTGQLRASIGKLTKLVHLNLVGCSFFGPIPDAIGSLTKLSYLSLKNNSFSGPIPPSIGNLANLTFIDLSDNKLQGSIPVSNGTTLGLDKLLKARHFHFGNNQLSGPIPPRLFSSMMAMIHLIFDRNNLSGSIPSTVGLVQTLLAVRLDGNSLSGRVPSSLNNLTNVSELHLSNNMLTGPMPNLTGMNSLNYVDLSNNTFAVSEVPTWFSTLKLLTTLTMENTGLQGEVPRALFSFGNLETVVLRNNLLSGILDVGNSSNQLQLIDLQRNFITELAPNKEGSNYTLILVNNPICEGSQTNNYCIVSPTNAPNEMSPTLSNCTPVACPSGQVSSPNCKCASPYRGTLVFIFVSFSNLGNFSYYRELENAIMKSCQSFNLPVDSVSLGRPSWGSSFHLELVIEVFPSGDQVRFNQTGASAIASVLSNQTLEGRPRFFGPYSVFYPSGSSGGSNKGLLIGASIGGSVLLLLIVLVGFYALYQKRRGDSPSRGSILMTGVSNVSGPQLKGARLFSFEELKKYTNDFSEENDIGSGGYGQVYRGTLPMGQMVAIKRAKRESMQGAPEFKAEVELLSRVHHKNLVSLVGFCLEQGEQMLVYEYVPNGDLLDSLSGKSGIRLDWMRRLKVALGAAKGLAYLHEHANPTIIHRDIKSNNILLDKDLEAKVADFGLSKSMADSGKDYVTTQVKGTMGYLDPEYYMTQQLTEKSDVYSFGVVMLELITAKRPIERGKYIVRVVQSAMDKSKDLYNLHEVLDPAIDLENDQLKGLEMFVNLAMLCVDELRAKRPRMGAVVKEIENIIQISATNWNAGANSAATSASYEDVSREVSKDLYSVLDYSVAVQGRR
- the LOC133733943 gene encoding leucine-rich repeat receptor protein kinase HPCA1-like isoform X1 codes for the protein MGRARAIGAFPVLVLVQFFVIAAEANTEEYGYMQILMDEWNIKPPSWVSADPCDGWEGIKCTNSRITALVLADMGLKGQLPTDIELLSELQILNLSFNKGLTGQLRASIGKLTKLVHLNLVGCSFFGPIPDAIGSLTKLSYLSLKNNSFSGPIPPSIGNLANLTFIDLSDNKLQGSIPVSNGTTLGLDKLLKARHFHFGNNQLSGPIPPRLFSSMMAMIHLIFDRNNLSGSIPSTVGLVQTLLAVRLDGNSLSGRVPSSLNNLTNVSELHLSNNMLTGPMPNLTGMNSLNYVDLSNNTFAVSEVPTWFSTLKLLTTLTMENTGLQGEVPRALFSFGNLETVVLRNNLLSGILDVGNSSNQLQLIDLQRNFITELAPNKEGSNYTLILVNNPICEGSQTNNYCIVSPTNAPNEMSPTLSNCTPVACPSGQVSSPNCKCASPYRGTLVFIFVSFSNLGNFSYYRELENAIMKSCQSFNLPVDSVSLGRPSWGSSFHLELVIEVFPSGDQVRFNQTGASAIASVLSNQTLEGRPRFFGPYSVFYPSGSSGGSNKGLLIGASIGGSVLLLLIVLVGFYALYQKRRGDSPSRGSILMQTGVSNVSGPQLKGARLFSFEELKKYTNDFSEENDIGSGGYGQVYRGTLPMGQMVAIKRAKRESMQGAPEFKAEVELLSRVHHKNLVSLVGFCLEQGEQMLVYEYVPNGDLLDSLSGKSGIRLDWMRRLKVALGAAKGLAYLHEHANPTIIHRDIKSNNILLDKDLEAKVADFGLSKSMADSGKDYVTTQVKGTMGYLDPEYYMTQQLTEKSDVYSFGVVMLELITAKRPIERGKYIVRVVQSAMDKSKDLYNLHEVLDPAIDLENDQLKGLEMFVNLAMLCVDELRAKRPRMGAVVKEIENIIQISATNWNAGANSAATSASYEDVSREVSKDLYSVLDYSVAVQGRR